Part of the Kitasatospora sp. NBC_00374 genome is shown below.
GCTGGGGCCGGCGCCGTTCGCGTCTCCTCGCCCTTTGCCCCTCGCACCACCAGCTCTCACGGGAAGTAGGCCCACCCCATGTTCGAGGCAGTCGAAGAGCTCCTCACCGAGCACGCCGACCTCGAGAAGCGGCTGGCCGATCCGTCGGTCCACGCCGACCAGGCCAACGCCCGCAAGCTCGCCAAGCGCTACGCCGAGCTGACCCCGATCACCGCCACCTACCGCGCCTGGCGTGCGGCCGGCGAGGACATCGAGGCCGCCCGTGAGCTGGCCGCCGAGGACCCGGACTTCATCGCCGAGGTGAAGTCCTCCGAGGCCCGCCGGGACGAGCTGACCGAGGAGCTGCGGCTGCTGCTGGTGCCGCGCGACCCCAATGACGACAAGGACGTCATCCTGGAGGTCAAGGCCGGCGAGGGCGGCGAGGAGTCCGCGCTGTTCGCCGGCGACCTGCTGCGGATGTACCTGCGCTTCGCCGAGCGGGTGGGCTGGAAGACCGAGCTGATCGACGCCAACGAGTCCGACCTCGGCGGCTACAAGGACGTCTCGGTCGCCGTGAAGACCCGCGGCACCACCGAGCCCGGCCAGGGCGTCTGGGCCCGGCTGAAGTACGAGGGCGGCGTGCACCGCGTGCAGCGGGTGCCGGCCACCGAGTCCCAGGGCCGGATCCACACCTCGGCGGCGGGCGTGCTGGTCACCCCCGAGGCCGAGGAGGTCGAGGTCGAGGTCCACGCCAACGATCTGCGCATCGACGTCTACCGCTCGTCCGGCCCCGGCGGTCAGTCGGTGAACACCACCGACTCGGCGGTCCGGATCACCCACCTGCCGACCGGTATCGTGGCGTCCTGCCAGAACGAGAAGAGCCAGCTGCAGAACAAGGAGCAGGCGATGCGCATCCTGCGCTCGCGGCTGCTGGCCGCCGCGCAGGAGGCCGCCGAGCAGGAGGCCTCGGACGCGCGTCGCAGCCAGGTCCGCACGGTGGACCGCTCGGAGCGGATCCGGACGTACAACTACCCGGAGAACCGCCTCTCGGACCACCGGACCGGCTTCAAGTCCTACAACCTGGACCAGGTCCTGGACGGCGACCTGAACGCGGTCATCCAGTCCTGCGTGGACGCCGATGCCGCCGCCAAGCTGGCCGCCGCGCAGGAGAACTGAGCACCGAGCCCGAGCCCACAAATCAGGGGTGTGTACGGATGAACCTGCTGCTCGCCGAGGTGGCCCAGGCCACCCAGCGGTTGGCTGCGGCCGGCGTGCCGTCGCCGCGCTTCGACGCGGAGGAGCTGGCTGCCTACATCCACAACGTCAAGCGCAGCCAGCTGCACACCGTGCCGGACGGCGACTTCGACGCGCGCTACTGGGAGGCGGTGTCCCGCCGCGAGGCGCGTGAACCGCTCCAGCACATCACCGGGCGGGCGTTCTTCCGCTACCTGGAGCTGGAGGTCGGCCCCGGCGTCTTCGTACCCCGGCCGGAGACCGAGACCGTGGTCGAGTGGGCCATAGACGCCGTGCGCGACATGGACGTCGCCGAGCCGCTGGTGGTCGACCTGTGCAGCGGCTCCGGCGCGATCGCGCTGGCGCTGGCCCAGGAACTGCCCCGTTCCACCGTGCACGCCTTCGAGCTCGACGAGGGCGCCCTGGAGTACACCCGGCGCAACATCGCCGCCAGCTCGGACCGGGGCCGGATCACCCTGCACGCGGGGGACGCCACCCGGGCCTTCGAGGACGACCGCTCCTGGGACGGCCGCTTCGACCTGGTGATCAGCAACCCGCCGTACATCCCGCTCACCGAGTGGGAGTACGTCGCACCCGAGGCCCGCGACCACGACCCGCAGATGTCGCTGTTCTCCGGCGAGGACGGCCTGGACACCATCCGCGGCATCGAACGCGTCGCGGCCCGGCTGCTGCGGCCGGGCGGCGCGGTGGTCATCGAGCACGCCGACACCCAGGGCGGCCAGGTGCCGTGGATCTTCAAGGAAGAGAGCGGCTGGACGGACGCCGCCGACCACCGCGACCTGAACCACCGGCCGCGCTTCACAACAGCCCGAAGGGCGTCGTTGTGAAGCATCGGGCACAGCACGACAGCCCGGAGGGCGTCGTTGTGAAGCATCGGGCACAGCACGACAGCCCGAAGGGCGTCGTCGTGGGGCCCGGGCCTCACGGCCGCGCCCGGATGGGCGTCGTCGTGAGCCGCCGGGCAGCACCGATCAGCTTGAGCCATCTCGGAAGGGGACCGCACCGATGAGCCGCCGTTATGACTGCGCCGATGCCGGGGACCGGGCGACCGGTCTGCGCGAGGCCGCCTCGGCGATCCGCCGCGGCGAGCTCGTGGTGCTGCCGACCGACACCCTGTACGGGGTCGGGGCCGACGCGTTCTCCCCGGACGCGGTGGGCGCGCTGCTCGCCGCCAAGGGGCGCGGGCGGAACATGCCGTCGCCGGTGCTGGTCGGCTCGCCGACCACGCTGCACGGGCTGGTCACCGACTTCTCCGAGCAGGCCTGGGAGCTGGTCGACGCGTTCTGGCCGGGCGGGCTCACCCTGGTCGCCAAGCACCAGCCCTCGCTGCGCTGGGACCTGGGAGAGACCCGGGGCACCGTCGCCGTCCGGATGCCGCTGCACCCGGTCGCCATCGAGCTGCTGAACGCCACCGGTCCGCTGGCGGTGTCCAGCGCCAACCGGACGGGCGGCCCCTCGCCGTCCACCTGTGACGAGGCCGAGGGTCAGCTGGGTGACTCGATCGCGGTCTATCTCGACGGCGGCCAGGCCGACCACGCCATGGCCTCCACCATCGTCGACGTCACCGGGAAGGTGCCGGTGGTGCTGCGGGCGGGCGCGATCAGCGTCGAGCAGCTGAGGGAGGTCGTCCCGGACCTGGAGGCCGGCAGTTGACAGCCGCCGCCTCTGTGCACGGTGCGGACCCGGGCATACCCTCCTCACTGGCCGTGGTGCCCCGCCCGCTCGACACGTTCCGGATCCTCTTCGTCTGCACCGGCAACATCTGCCGCTCGCCGATCGCCGAGCGGCTGACCCGGCTCGAGCTGGACACCCGGCTCGGTCCGGCGGCCGCCGGGCGGATCGTGGTGGAGAGCGCCGGTACCTGGGGCCACGAGGGTGCGCCGATGGAGGCGCACGCGGCCACCGTGCTCGGTGAGTACGGCGCGGACAGCGCCGGCTTCGCCGGGCGCGAGCTGCTGGACGAGCACGTCATCGACGCCGATCTGGTGCTCACCGCGACTCTGGACCACCGGGCGCAGGTCATCTCGATGGGGCACTCGGCCGGGCTGCGGACCTTCACGCTCAAGGAGTTCACCCGGCTGGTCCGCCGGGTGGACCCCGGCACCCTGCCGCATGCGGGCGACGACTCGCGGCTGACCGACCGGGCCCGGGCGCTGGTCCGCTCGGCGGCCGCGCTGCGGGGCTGGCTGCTGGCGGCCTCGCCGGAGTTCGACGAGGTGAACGACCCGTACGGGGCGCCGATCGGGATGTTCCGCAACTGCGGCGAGGAGATATTCGACGCCCTGGACCCGGTGGTGACCGCGCTGACCGGCGTGCCCGGCGGGCAGTGAGCCGGTCCGCCTGGGGCGTGGCCGTTCCGCGCGCCCCCGGGTGGGGAGAATGCCCGGAGGTGCTGTGATCGAAATGTGTCTGTCGGGTGCTCAGAAGGTGGCGACGCCCTGACGGGTGTACCCCGGCGCGCGCGGACGGGCCCGGACGGGGGCGCGGTCCTACGCTGGACTCAACCAGCCCTCCGCTGCCCGGGAGCTCGCCATGACCGTCGCCGATGCCGTGCACGGCTTCACTGAGACAGGACATCACTGGGAGGCCGCGCAGGCGCTGCGGCAGGCGGATCCGCTGGTCGCCGACCTGCTCTCGGCGGAGAGCGAGCGCCGGGCCGACAGCCTGCAGCTGCTGGCCGGCGAGAACCTCACCAGCCCCGCGGTCCTGGCGGCCCTGGGCGGCCCGCTGATCGACAAGTACGCCGAGGGCTACCCGGGCCACCGCCACCACACCGGCTGCGCGCCGGCCGACACCGTCGAGCTGCTGGCGGTCGACCGGGCCCGCGCGCTGTTCACCGCCCCGCACGCCAACGTCCAGCCCAGGTCGGCCACTTCGGCGATGCTGGCGGCCTACGCGGCGCTGCTGCGGCCCGGTGACGTGGTGCTGTCGATGTCGCTGCAGCACGGCGGCCACCTGAGTGCGGGCTCCCGGGCGAACTTCTCCGGCCGCTGGTTCGAGTTCGTCGGCTACGGCGTCCGCGAGCAGGACGGGCTGATCGACCTCGACCAGGTACGTGCGCTGGCCCGGACGCACCGGCCGAAGGCGATCATCGCGGGTGGCATCTCGCACCCGCGGCACCTGGACTGGGCCGGCTTCCGGGAGATCGCCGACGAGGTGGGCGCCTATCTGGTCGCCTCGGCCGCGCAGACCATCGGCCTGGTCGCGGCGGGCGCCGCGCCCTCCCCGGTGCCGTACGCCGACGTGACCGTGGCCGCCACCCACAAGCTGCTGCGGGGGCCGCGCGGCGGCCTGCTGCTGTGCACCTCCGACCTGGCGGACCGGATCGACCGGGCGGTGTTCCCGTTCACCCAGGGCGGGGCGGCGATGAACGAGGTGGCGGGCAAGGCGGTCGCCCTGTTGGAGGCGGGCACGCCGGAGTTCGCGACCTACATCGGGCGCGCGGTGGACGGCGCGCGCTCGCTGGCCCAGTCCCTGGCGGAGTCCGGTGCGCGTCCGCTGACCGGTGGAACCGACACCCACCTGGTCACCGCCGACATCAGCGCCTTCGGGCTGTCCGGCGCGGAGGCGGAGCGGCGCTGCGCCGCGGTCGGCCTGATGCTCGGCAAGTGCGCCCTCCCGTTCGACCCCGCGCCGCCCTCCGAGGCCTCGGGTGTCCGGCTGGGGACCGGGGCCTCGGCCGCGCAGGGGATGGGCCAGGCCGAGCTGGCCGAGGTCGGCGCGCTGATCGGGCAGGTGCTGGAGCACGGTGCGGACGCCCGGATCCGCGGCCGCGTCCAGGAGCTCGCGCGGTCCTTCGCCGGCCGCCGGTAGCGTCCCGGGGGAGCCGGGCGCCCGCCAACGAGAACCGCGATGCACACCCGGCGCGTCCGACTCAATAAGGTGTGCACCGTGGCGACGCACCCCGAACCCCGAACCAGCACGCCCCGGCAGGGCGGCGGAGTACGCTCCGTACTCAACCGGACCGTGAACCAGGAGGCCAGTGGTGCGTGAGTATCTTCTGGTCCTGTTCGTCTCGGCGGCCGTGACCTACCTGCTGACCAGCCCGGTCCGGAAGTTCGCCATCCTGGCGGGCGCCATGCCGCCGGTACGGGCCCGGGACGTGCACCGGGAGCCGACGCCCCGGCTGGGCGGCATCGCGATGTTCGGCGGCCTGTGCGCGGGCCTGCTGGTGGCCTCCCAACTGACTCACCTGGGCCGACTGTTCATTCAGAGCGCGGACGTCAAGGCGCTGCTCTCCGGTGCCGGGATCATGTGGATCCTGGGCGTCCTGGACGACAAGTGGGGCGTCGACGCGCTGGTGAAGCTCGGCGGCCAGATGATCGCCGCCGGCGTCATGGTCTGGCAGGGCATCACGGTGATCTCCATCCCGGTGCCCGGCGTCGGCTCGGTGGCGGTCACCCCGACCCAGGGGATGATCATCTCGGTCACCCTGGTGGTCGTCATGGTCAACGCGGTGAACTTCATCGACGGCCTGGACGGCCTGGCCGCCGGCATGGTCTGCATCGCCGCCGGCGCCTTCTTCCTCTACTCGTACCGCCTCTGGTACGGCTACGGGATCAACGACGCCGCCCCCGCCGTGCTGTTCAGCGCCGTCCTGATCGGGATGTGCCTGGGCTTCCTGCCGCACAACCTGCACCCGGCGCGGATCTTCATGGGCGACTCCGGCTCGATGATGCTCGGCCTGATGCTCGCGGTCGCCGCGATCTCGATCACCGGCCGGGTCGACCCCGACCTGGTCACCGCCCAGACCGGTTCGCAGACCGCCACCGTGCACGCCCTGGTGCCGACCTACATCCCGCTGCTGCTGCCGCTGACGGTGATCGCACTGCCGCTGGCCGACCTGCTGCTGGCCGTGGTCCGCCGGACCTGGGCCGGGAAGTCGCCGTTCGCGGCCGACAAGCAGCACCTGCACCACCGCCTGCTGGAGGTCGGCCACTCGCACAGCCGGGCCGTCCTGATCATGTACTTCTGGGCCGCCCTGATCGCGTTCGGCACGGTCGCCTTCTCGGTCACCAACACCGGCCGCACGGTCGTGCTGGCGCTCGCCGGGCTCTGCCTGGTCGGCCTGGTGGTGCTGTTGATGCCGCGGTTCCGTCCGCACGCGCCGCGGGCCGTGCAGGCCTTCGTCCCGCCGCGCTACCGCAAGGAGTCGCACGAGGCCTCCGTCCGGCCGGTGGCGGCCCCGCAGGGCGCCCCGGGCGCCCCGGGCGTCCCGGGCGTCCCGCAGCCGGAGCCGGCCCTGTCGGAGCTGTCCGCGGACGACAAGGAGCTGCTCGGCCGGCTCGGCACCGGGGCCACCGCGGTCGGCTCGCACTCCGAGCAGCGCGGCTGACACGTCGTCAAGTCGACACGCCCGTAAGGCGGCACGGTTGGGCCGCCGGTGTGACAGGTACCACACGTTCATGGTAAAGCTCTCATCAAATAGTTTGTGATACCGTTCACGAGTACCGAGAACACGCCGAAAGACCTGACAGGTGGAGGACTTCCGTCCCCGGTCGGTCTCCCTCGACGGGTCGGCCGCCGAGCGGTCGTCCCACGGCTGAGGTTCTCGGGAGCGGCGTCACCGCCGCGCACCCTGTGCCCGTCCCCCGTCACACCGACATGCCGCCGGAGCTGCCGACATGCCGTCCCACGACGCCCGGATCCTCCGTGGCGCCGCAATCCCCACTGCGGTCGCCGGAGTGGTCGCCATTGCGATCTCCACCGCACTCGTGGGGACGAAGGGCCTGCTCGGCGCACTGTTCGCGACGCTGCTGGTGATGGCCTTCTTCAGTTTCGGCCAGGTCGCGCTCGACCGGCTGACCAGGAACAATCCGCACATTCTGATGGCCGCGGCGCTGCTGGTGTACACCACGCAGATCCTGCTGGTCGGGATTGTTCTCGCGGTGTTCAAGAACACCACCCTGTTCGACACCAAAGTCTTCGGTTTCACGTTGCTCGGCTGCGCTCTGATCTGGACGGGCTTCCAGGTGCGCGGCGCCGTGAAGGCCAAGATCTACTACGTGCAGTCCGACGAGTCCGAACGCAAGGACTCCAAGTCGGAGCGTCAACAGTGACGAGCGCCGGCTGTCCCTCGCGCGAGGGGGGCGGTGTTTATGCCCTCCTGATGGGCTGCTATCGTCCGACGCGACACCGGAGTACGGGATGCGGCCTGGTCCCTCCAAGCGGCGCAGGTATACCGCTCGGACGCATCGCCCCCCGACTCCGCCCAGTCTTCGAAGATTCCGCGGCTGTGTGCGAAGCCGCCTGGGGTCAGCGAGATTCCCAACAAGTTCCAGTGCCGCTCCGTGGCTTCCGGCCACGCCGACACACCGAGGTTGCCGTAACCATGCGTCATGACGAAGGAGTCCGTGGTGGGTACTGAACTCACGTTGCTCGCCTCTGGGAGCTGCCACTTCAGTGACCCTGGCTGCGGCTTCCCCGCTCCCGGCCTGAACGAGTTCCAGTTCGAGCCGATCTTCACGATCGGCAGCATCGAGTTCAACAAGCCGATGCTGCTGTCGATGGTCGTCGCGGTGCTCGTGGTCCTCTTCTTCTGGTCCGCCTTCGCCAAGCCCCGGCTCGTGCCCGGCAAGCTGCAGCTGGTCGGTGAGATCGGCTACGACTTCGTCAAGCGCAGCATCGTGATGGAGACGATCGGCAAGAAGGGCGAGAAGTACGTCCCGATGCTGGTCTCGATGTTCTTCGTCATCTGGCTGATGAACATCATGTCGATCATCCCCTTCGCCCAGTTCCCGGTGACGGCGGCGATCGCGTTCCCGGCCGGCCTCGCGGCCGTCGTCTGGGTCACCTACATGGGCCTGACCTTCAAGAAGCACGGCTTCGTCGGCGGTATGAAGAACCTCTGCTGGCCGTCGGGCATCCCCGGCTGGGTCATGTTCATCCTGGTGCCGATCGAGTTCTTCTCGAACATCTTCGTGCGCCCCTTCACGCTCGCGGTCCGAGCCTTCGCGAACATGTTCGCCGGCCACCTGCTGATCGTGATGTTCTCCATCGCCTCCTGGTACCTGCTCAGCCCGAGCCTCGGCGCGATCTACGGCAGCGCCTCCTTCGTGGTGGCCCTCGGCCTCACCGCCTTCGAGCTGCTGGTCCAGTTCCTGCAGGCCTACATCTTCGTGATGCTGGCCAGCAGCTACATCGCCGGTGCGCTCGAAGAAGCCCACTGAGTCCGCTGTAGCGAACCGCTCCACCCCACGAACGCCCGGTGGCCAACCACCACCGGTTCACCACCCCGCATAAGGACACTTCCATGAGCATCCTCGCTGAGGGCACTGTCTACGGTTCCGTCGCTTCCATCGGCTACGGCCTCGCGGCGATCGGCCCCGGCATCGGTGTTGGTCTGATCTTCGGCAACGGTGTGCAGGCCATGGCCCGCCAGCCCGAGGCCGCCGGTCTCATCCGCTCGAACATGTTCATCGGCTTCGCGCTGACCGAGGCGCTCGCCCTCATCGGCATCGTCATGCCGTTCGTGTTCGGCAACAAGTAATTCCCTCGTAGCCCGTTTCGACGAAAGGTTCAGATATGAACCCCGTGGTCAACCTCGCGCAGGAGGAGGAGATCATGAATCCTCTTCTTCCCGCGTGGCCCGAGGTCATCATCGGCCTGATCTGCTTCTTCGTCGTCTTCGGCATCCTCGGCAAGAAGCTCCTCCCCAGCATCGAGAAGGTGCTGACGGAGCGCCGTGACGCCATCGAGGGCGGCATGGAGCGTGCCGAGGCCGCGCAGGCCGAGGCCCAGGCCCTGCTGGAGCAGTACCGCGCGGAGCTTGCCGAGGCGCGCCACGAGGCTGCCCGGATCACCGAGCACGCCCGTGAGCAGGGCGCGGCCCTGATCGCCGAGATGCGCGAGGAGGGCCAGCGTCAGCGTGAGGCCATCGTCGCTGCGGGCCACGCCCAGATCGAGGCGGACAAGAAGCAGGCGACTGCCGCCCTGCGTCAGGACGTCGGCTCGCTGGCCTCCCAGCTGGCCTCCCGCATCGTCGGTGAGTCGCTGGAGGACAGCGCCCGCCAGAGCGGCGTCATCGACCGCTTCCTGGCGGACCTGGAGAGCAAGGCCGCTGCCTCGGCGGGTTCCAAGTGATCGGCGCCAGCCGTGAGGCCCTGGCCGCCGGCCGGGAGAACCTGCAGAGCCTGACCGACAACACCTCGGTGGACGCGGCCAAGCTCGCCGAGGAGCTCGCCGCCGTCACGGTCCTGCTGGACCGCGAGGTCTCGCTGCGCCGCGTACTGACCGACCCCTCGCGGTCCGGTCAGGACAAGGCCCAGCTGGTTGCCTCGCTGCTGTCCGGTCAGGTCTCCGGCGAGACCGTCGACCTGGTCTCCGGCCTGGTCCGCTCCCGCTGGTCGGGCGCCCGTGACCTGGTCGACTCGGTGGAGGAGCTCTCGGCCCTGGCCGAGATCATCGCCGCCGACAAGGCCGGCACGCTGGACGACGTCGAGGACGAGCTGTTCCGGTTCGGCCGGGTCGTCAGCGGCTCGCACGAGCTGCGTTCCGCGCTCACCGAGCCGAAGGCCGGCGTCGCCGCCAAGGCGGAGCTGATCAAGAAGCTGCTCGGCGGCAAGGCCAACGCGGGCACCGTCCGCCTGGTCACCGCCCTGGTCACCAACCCGCGTGGACGTAGCCTGGAGCAGGGCCTGGAGTCCTACTCCAAGCTCGCTGCGGCCCGTCGCGGACGGGTGGTGGCCCTGGTCACCACCGCCGTCCCGCTGTCGGACGTCCAGAAGGAGCGGCTCGCCGCTGCGCTGGCCGGGCTGTACGGCCGCCAGGTGCACCTGAACATCGACATCGACCCCGAGGTCCGTGGCGGTGTCCGGGTGCAGATCGGTGACGAGATCATCGACGGCACCGTGTCGAGCCGCCTCGAGGGCGCTCGCCAGGCCCTCGAAAGCTGATCACACCAAGCATCATCCGACCCTCGGTCGGGCGTCGGTTCCACTCAGGGTGGGCCGGCAAAACGTACGGCCGGTTCACCTGACCCGGCCGAGAGTCGAGTACTTGCGGCCCTCAATGGCGGGCCGAGGATCGCAAACTAGGAGAGCAGGGAAGCCTGATGGCGGAGCTTACGATCCGTCCGGAGGAGATCCGGGACGCGCTGGCCGACTTTGTCCAGTCGTACCAGCCGGACGCCGCCTCGCGTGAAGAGGTCGGTACGGTCACCGAGGCCATGGACGGTATTGCCAAGGTCGAGGGCCTTCCCTCGGTCATGGCCAACGAGCTGCTGAAGTTCGAGGACGGCACCCTCGGCCTCGCGCTGAACCTCGACACCCGCGAGATCGGTGTCGTCGTCCTCGGTGAGTTCTCGGGCATCGAGGAGGGGCAGACGGTGCACCGCACCGGCGAGGTCCTCTCCGTGCCGGTCGGCGAGGGCTACCTCGGCCGTGTCGTGGACCCGCTGGGCAACCCGATCGACGGTCTGGGCGACATCGCCTCCTCCGGTCGCCGCGCCCTTGAGCTGCAGGCTCCCGGCGTCATGGTCCGCAAGTCGGTCCACGAGCCGATGCAGACCGGCATCAAGGCCATCGACGCGATGACCCCGATCGGCCGTGGCCAGCGTCAGCTGATCATCGGCGACCGCCAGACCGGCAAGACCGCGGTGGCGATCGACACGATCATCAACCAGCGTGACAACTGGCGCTCGGGCGACCCGAAGAAGCAGGTCCGCTGCATCTACGTCGCCGTGGGCCAGAAGGGCTCCACCATCGCGTCCGTGCGCGGCGCGCTGGAGGACGCGGGTGCGCTGGAGTACACCACCATCGTGGCTGCTCCCGCCTCCGACCCGGCCGGCTTCAAGTACCTCGCCCCGTACACCGGCTCGGCCATCGGCCAGGAGTGGATGTACGACGGCAAGCACGTCCTCATCATCTTCGACGACCTGTCGAAGCAGGCCGAGGCCTACCGCTCCGTCTCCCTGCTGCTGCGCCGCCCGCCGGGCCGCGAGGCGTACCCGGGTGACGTCTTCTACCTGCACTCCCGCCTGCTGGAGCGCTGCGCGAAGCTCTCCGACGAGCTGGGTGCGGGTTCGATGACCGGTCTGCCGATCATCGAGACCAAGGCCAACGACGTGTCGGCGTACATCCCGACCAACGTCATCTCGATCACCGACGGCCAGATCTTCCTGGAGTCCGACCTGTTCAACGCCGGCATCCGCCCGGCCGTGAACGTCGGTATCTCGGTCTCCCGCGTCGGCGGCTCGGCCCAGATCAAGGCCATGAAGTCGGTCGCCGGCCGCCTGCGCCTGGACCTGGCCCAGTACCGCGAGCTGGAGGCGTTCGCCGCCTTCGGTTCCGACCTGGACCCGGCCTCCAAGGCCCAGCTGGAGCGCGGTGCCCGCATGATCGAGCTGCTCAAGCAGGGCCAGTACCAGCCGTTCCCGGTCGAGGAGCAGGTCGTCTCCATCTGGGCCGGCACCACCGGCAAGCTGGACGACGTCCCGGTCGCGGACATCCGCCGCTTCGAGCGCGAGTTCCTGGACCACCTGCGGATCGAGAAGAAGGACCTGCTGGCCGGCATCGTCGAGACCTCCAAGCTGGAGGACGGCACCATCGACGCGCTGACCGAGGCGATCAACGCCTTCAAGCAGGGCTTCACCACGGCTGACGGCAAGCTCCTGTCCGAGCAGGCCTGAGTCCGGTAACGAGGGAAAGGACGTAACGACCCATGGGAGCACAGCTTCGGGTCTACAAGCGCCGGATCCGCTCTGTCACCGCGACGAAGAAGATCACCAAGGCGATGGAGATGATCTCCGCGTCGCGCATCGTCAAGGCGCAGCGCGCGGTGGCCGCCTCCACTCCGTACGCCGATGAGCTCACCCGGGCGGTGACGGCGGTGGCCACCCGGTCCAACGCCAAGCACCCGCTCACCACCGAGAACCCGCAGGCCAAGACGGCCGCAGTCCTGCTGATCACGGCGGACCGCGGCCTGGCCGGCGGCTACTCGACCAACGCCATCAAGCAGGCGATCGCGCTCTCCGCGCGGCTGCGTGCGGAGGGCAAGGACGTGGTGACCTACATCGTCGGCCGCAAGGGCGTCTCGTACTACAACTTCCGCAACCTCGAGGTCGGCGGATCGTGGACGGGATTCTCCGACAAGCCGACCTACGGTGACGCGAAGGCCGTGGCGGTCGACCTGATCGAGGCCTTCACGGCCGAGACGGGCGGCGTGGACGAGCTCCACCTGGTCTCCACCCGGTTCGAGTCCATGCTGACTCAGACCCCGGTGGACGCCCGGCTGCTGCCGCTGAAGCTCGACGACGTCAAGCTCAGCGACGACAAGCCGGCCAAGGCGGAGATCTTCCCGCTGTACGACTTCGAGCCGTCGGCGGAGGGCGTGCTGGACGCGCTGCTGCCGCGGTACGTCGAGAGCCGGATCTACAACGCGCTGCTGCAGTCGGCCGCCTCGGAGCACGCCGCTCGTCGGCGCGCGATGAAGAGCGCGACCGACAATGCGGGAGAGCTCATCAAGTCGCTCACGCGGCTTGCCAACTCGGCCCGTCAGGCCGAGATCACCCAGGAAATCAGCGAGATCGTCGGCGGTGCCAACGCGCTCGCCGACGCTAGCCGCGGGAGCGAATGAGAATGACCACCACAGTTGAGCCGACCACGGCGACGGGCCGCGTCGCGCGGGTCATCGGCCCGGTCGTCGACGTGGAGTTCCCCGTCGACGCGATTCCGGACATGTTCAACGCCCTGCACGTCGAGGTGGACAACCCCGACGGCTCGGGCAAGAAGATCCTGACCCTCGAGGTCGCCCAGCACCTCGGCGATGGCCTGGTCCGCGGCATCTCGATGCAGCCGACCGACGGCCTGGTCCGTGGCGCGCAGGTCTCCGACACCGGTTCGGCGATCTCCGTCCCGGTCGGCCAGATCACCAAGGGCAAGGTCTTCAACGCCCTCGGTGAGGTGCTGAACGTCGACAAGGACGAGTTCGAGTCCCAGGTCGAGGTCCGCTGGCCGATCCACCGCAAGGCTCCCGCGTTCAAGGACCTCGAGTCCAAGACCGAGATGTTCGAGACCGGTATCAAGGTCATCGACCTTCTCACCCCGTACGTCACGGGTGGCAAGATCGGTCTGTTCGGTGGTGCCGGTGTCGGCAAGACCGTTCTGATCCAGGAGATGATCTACCGCGTCGCCGAGAACTTCGGTGGTGTGTCGGTGTTCGCCGGTGTCGGCGAGCGCACCCGTGAGGGCAACGACCTCATCCACGAGATGGTCGACTCGGGCGTTCTGGACAAGACCGCGCTGGTCTTCGGCCAGATGGACGAGCCGCCGGGCACCCGTCTGCGGGTCGCGCTCTCCGCGCTGACCATGGCGGAGTACTTCCGTGACGTGGAGCAGCAGGACGTTCTGCTCTTCATCGACAACATCTTCCGGTTCACCCAGGCCGGTTCCGAGGTGTCGACCCTGCTCGGCCGGATGCCCTCCGCGGTGGGTTACCAGCCGAACCTGGCCGACGAGATGGGCCTCCTGCAGGAGCGCATCACCTCGACCCGCGGTCACTCGATCACCTCGATGCAGGCGATCTACGTCCCCGCGGACGACCTGACCGACCCGGCCCCGGCGACCACCTTCGCCCACCTCGACGCGACGACGGTTCTCTCCCGTCCGAT
Proteins encoded:
- the atpA gene encoding F0F1 ATP synthase subunit alpha — its product is MAELTIRPEEIRDALADFVQSYQPDAASREEVGTVTEAMDGIAKVEGLPSVMANELLKFEDGTLGLALNLDTREIGVVVLGEFSGIEEGQTVHRTGEVLSVPVGEGYLGRVVDPLGNPIDGLGDIASSGRRALELQAPGVMVRKSVHEPMQTGIKAIDAMTPIGRGQRQLIIGDRQTGKTAVAIDTIINQRDNWRSGDPKKQVRCIYVAVGQKGSTIASVRGALEDAGALEYTTIVAAPASDPAGFKYLAPYTGSAIGQEWMYDGKHVLIIFDDLSKQAEAYRSVSLLLRRPPGREAYPGDVFYLHSRLLERCAKLSDELGAGSMTGLPIIETKANDVSAYIPTNVISITDGQIFLESDLFNAGIRPAVNVGISVSRVGGSAQIKAMKSVAGRLRLDLAQYRELEAFAAFGSDLDPASKAQLERGARMIELLKQGQYQPFPVEEQVVSIWAGTTGKLDDVPVADIRRFEREFLDHLRIEKKDLLAGIVETSKLEDGTIDALTEAINAFKQGFTTADGKLLSEQA
- the atpE gene encoding ATP synthase F0 subunit C, with protein sequence MSILAEGTVYGSVASIGYGLAAIGPGIGVGLIFGNGVQAMARQPEAAGLIRSNMFIGFALTEALALIGIVMPFVFGNK
- a CDS encoding F0F1 ATP synthase subunit B, whose product is MNPVVNLAQEEEIMNPLLPAWPEVIIGLICFFVVFGILGKKLLPSIEKVLTERRDAIEGGMERAEAAQAEAQALLEQYRAELAEARHEAARITEHAREQGAALIAEMREEGQRQREAIVAAGHAQIEADKKQATAALRQDVGSLASQLASRIVGESLEDSARQSGVIDRFLADLESKAAASAGSK
- a CDS encoding F0F1 ATP synthase subunit delta, whose product is MIGASREALAAGRENLQSLTDNTSVDAAKLAEELAAVTVLLDREVSLRRVLTDPSRSGQDKAQLVASLLSGQVSGETVDLVSGLVRSRWSGARDLVDSVEELSALAEIIAADKAGTLDDVEDELFRFGRVVSGSHELRSALTEPKAGVAAKAELIKKLLGGKANAGTVRLVTALVTNPRGRSLEQGLESYSKLAAARRGRVVALVTTAVPLSDVQKERLAAALAGLYGRQVHLNIDIDPEVRGGVRVQIGDEIIDGTVSSRLEGARQALES
- a CDS encoding MraY family glycosyltransferase translates to MREYLLVLFVSAAVTYLLTSPVRKFAILAGAMPPVRARDVHREPTPRLGGIAMFGGLCAGLLVASQLTHLGRLFIQSADVKALLSGAGIMWILGVLDDKWGVDALVKLGGQMIAAGVMVWQGITVISIPVPGVGSVAVTPTQGMIISVTLVVVMVNAVNFIDGLDGLAAGMVCIAAGAFFLYSYRLWYGYGINDAAPAVLFSAVLIGMCLGFLPHNLHPARIFMGDSGSMMLGLMLAVAAISITGRVDPDLVTAQTGSQTATVHALVPTYIPLLLPLTVIALPLADLLLAVVRRTWAGKSPFAADKQHLHHRLLEVGHSHSRAVLIMYFWAALIAFGTVAFSVTNTGRTVVLALAGLCLVGLVVLLMPRFRPHAPRAVQAFVPPRYRKESHEASVRPVAAPQGAPGAPGVPGVPQPEPALSELSADDKELLGRLGTGATAVGSHSEQRG
- the atpB gene encoding F0F1 ATP synthase subunit A: MTKESVVGTELTLLASGSCHFSDPGCGFPAPGLNEFQFEPIFTIGSIEFNKPMLLSMVVAVLVVLFFWSAFAKPRLVPGKLQLVGEIGYDFVKRSIVMETIGKKGEKYVPMLVSMFFVIWLMNIMSIIPFAQFPVTAAIAFPAGLAAVVWVTYMGLTFKKHGFVGGMKNLCWPSGIPGWVMFILVPIEFFSNIFVRPFTLAVRAFANMFAGHLLIVMFSIASWYLLSPSLGAIYGSASFVVALGLTAFELLVQFLQAYIFVMLASSYIAGALEEAH